caaaaagaactagaaaaaatatttttaaaaaaaaacttactttaactTGGATATATAACTATGCATAATTAAGTACAGTTGTAACCTAAACtctaatttatatattctttttaaaagaaagagatagataaatattatttggtgtgtgACTTTGTAGaatattagtttacaaaaattaagatctcaaactattagaggagattagtcatcattgatgatctatcacatttgcaatattttttttgaaacatattaaggtttcaattggttttaatttctattggtctcctattttggaagccttgttagaaatgaaaaagaaaaatactaaagatactacaaaatgttcacaatataatgtgataatgattgtaattgatgaaatttaacaacttaatttatttgtgttagaattaattttttatgtgattggtgacatgttagttaaatttaaacttaaacctatagtaaaatttgtggtatttttaacatcactttaaaaaaaattactaattatttaaaaaatgttatatttttataaaatttgggccttcacacataaaaatggggcctttttttagtagggtatttttttttttgggttgtggggccttaggcctaggcctaagttgcCTAGGGCCTAGGCCTTGAGCCGGCACTGGAATGAGATAAAAGGAtgaaaagttattattattttgttggaatttatcattattattattattattattatttttgggtaagaaaaaacattttacaattaaaagatTTTCTTATAATGCAGTAAAAACAAAATCACCTCACtatgtttttacttttcacTGTTTTAAGTTTTCCCTCAAATTCGAATATGCGTGGGTAACTGTTTCGTTCTTTTCACTCAAATTTTGCGTTTCCCGCTTctcacaaaacccaaaaaaccgtAAAATTGAAACGAAAACACAAAACCACAATCCAACCGTCCAAGCAATTAAAAACCAACGGTCCAAGATCACGATCCGCGTCACTCAACCTAATTGGCCCGCACAACTCTCCACCCCATATAAAAACCCAACCACCCCAACCAATCTTCTCTCACATTCCACACTATTCAAAGAAACTCACACACGCAAACGCAATCAGTTCCCTCTCAAAACCTTCTTTCGATTCCCAAAAGTTTGTCTCTCACTTTCTTCAATGGCCGGAAGAGGCAAATCTCTCGCCGCAGGCACCGCCAAGAAGAGCACATCTCGGAGCAGCAAAGCCGGTCTCCAGTTCCCCGTCGGCCGTATCGCCCGTTTCCTCAAAACCGGCAAGTACGCCGAACGCGTCGGCGGTGGCGCCCCTGTCTACCTCGCCGCCGTCCTCGAGTATCTCGCCGCCGAGGTCAGTTTACAGTTTTTGACAGTTACAAATTCTGTTACATTCGCTTCTTTCTTTTAAatgtttgttcattttttattttaggttttggaATTGGCTGGGAATGCAGCGAGAGACAACAAGAAGACACGTATAGTGCCACGTCATATCCAGTTGGCGGTGAGGAACGACGAGGAACTGAGTAAGCTTCTCGGGTCGGTGACCATCGCAAACGGTGGCGTTTTGCCCAACATTCACAACATGCTCTTGCCTAAGAAAACCGGTGCCGGTTCCAAGAGCGGCCCAATCGATGACTAGACCGGAGGagctttctctaaaaaaaaaaaaagaaaagaaaaagaattgtggACAGTGGTATAGATAGGAATTGTGGTTCTTAGATTTGGTGATTGTAAGAATCGGTAGGaatatgatttgatttgattagaTTAGGATTTTCTATTGTTATTCTGTTTGGATTTTTAGATTGTTTCTTCGCTTTTTGACAGTTCAaggtttgaatttgattgttaaatgaTTTGCAAAAATTGAAATGCGAATGATCTTTGCAATTGTCCAAATTATGTTATGTGCTTTTTTGGGCTTGGACTCTTTAATGAGTAAAGATTGATGTTTTAACAGATTGCATTGGTTTCTTATCGATGAGTAAATTAGATAATGTGAGTCCATttgaataacaataaaaatgaagtttaGAGAGAACCCTTCAAATTTCAAACGATAATGTAAAGCTTATTTCAATTAAAGAATTCAAACTTGACAAAAAGAGAACAACATAGTACTGTAAAATTAAACAGAGGCGGTGTGTGTAGGGCCTGCAACACCTCCAGCAGGGTTTCTTTGCTGTTGTTGTCTCTGTTTTTCTCTTTGGGCAGCAGTGACAGACACATAATAGGAAACTGCAAATAGTCCATGAACAAAGCATAAAATCCCTCCTATAGACAGGAATCTATGGTGTGCTATCCCACAAGCTTTTCTTGATCTCGAATTTGACATTGTTCCTATTATGAGCAGTGAGAATCCGACGGCTAATATGATCCTGATATGTCACAAAGGTTAAGCATTAGGACGCTCTTGTTCGGGCTACACAATTATCTTTACAAATATTATTCccaaattcatatatatatattcttacaAAATGAGCACATTTATCAAAGCCCCATTATTTTGAACATGTAATTTTGCAATTTTAAGGGAACTGAGATCTATGGAGTGTAGACTGTGGAGGGGAAATTTTTCAATATAACGGAAATAATGCTCTCTCCTTTTTGAATGATTAATAGCGAGTCTTATCATGAATCATGATAAAATGGGAAGAGAGGGTATTGTTTCCGGGATATTGAATAATTGCTCGGTGTAGAAGGGATTGTGTAACGTTGAGCATGCAACACATACCAAGCAAAAATGAGAGAACCAATAGCTAATTGCTGATTTGGTGTGGAATTTGAGAACTCCGCCTTGGACCTAACGCAAATGCAACCACCAAGCAACTGAGCAATAACATGAGCAAGGAGTAGAAGTATAATTGCAGCCAACCCTAGCTTGAAAGCCTGATAGCTTGGGTCTCTACACTCAAAAATCCACATCCTCAAATGTTTCACCTAtgaaacaaagacaacaaaagagaaaaacaataaagttattaattaaacttgaaattgaaattgtcactataaattcaattatatggttagaacttagaaaCTTAAAAACACCTTGTTTTGAGCGATTTCAGCTTGAATGCCAAGAATCCCAGCAACAATGTCCATGATCATGATCAAGAGGCAGACAAGAAAGCCATAGTTTCTGGccatttttttcccccttctctGAATTCAGAGCTTTGATATATAGCGGTGATTGTGGAAAAGGAGAAGGGAGTGATTCAAATTTTATAGGCAACTTCCCACGCTTTTATTAGTAATTCTTTATGAGGTTTGGATGAAGAAGGGAATACGAATAActtatatataagaagaattAGCTGTGCTCTCAGGGTTAAAGCTTCTtttgttttcacattttttttttctttattcttattTTGCCTCAACCTttcattttaaagtttgattccTTTCATGGGGAACAAGGAAAGCAGAGTATCACCAGCAGGATGTATCATTGTATGGACAGCTGATAATAGATCCCACACTAAGTTCCAAAGTCATATGGTTTTGAGCTCTTATTTGATTTCTCAGTAATTTATTGGTCATGACTCAATTAGTGTTAATGAATCAGGTTGCTTATGTAATACTATGGTGATCGAATTTCCGTTGGTGTCTAATTCACAATGGAATATATGATCTCCTATACATAATTAGCTAGGTCTTTGAAAGTTCTAGTAGTattgggaaagaaaagaatcGTAGCTAGTCCGAACGAGTTTTAGAGGTACCAACATACTTAAATGCAATTTGCTTGCTTTGAAAAAGGCCTAGAATCTATCCTTAGCAGGTTTTTGTAAATCAAGTACTAGTACTTTATTCCTTTAGAAATGGCCTCCATACACCCTGGAATCTACATATGGCATCGATATTGAacatttatttatgtaaatcTTAATAAGAATTCATGTGGCACTTCAGTCTCAAtgttaataaaaatgttgaatacTTGCAGGGCTATTGTGTAATCGAATTTGGATTTGGAGGcgagaaataaaattttgtttaagaaGTGCAGAGTGTATCCTGCTCAATTTAACCGTTTGTTCCTATAGAGCTAGATTTTAGTGAAAAATATTACTGTTTAACTTTAGAACTCCATCCCAATTCAAAGGCTGTTTTGATGCAGCAATTAAACATGATAAGATGTTATTGGCGATCATATAAGTAAAGAGATGCAAAGGCAAAACCATTCACGTCCAATCTTGGATTCCAGAGAACGAGAAGAAGGGATCTCTCTTTTTGGGCTAGCCTCATGCAGCCCATTTTGCAGTTTCATGTGCTCTTTAAgctgctttaaaaaaaaaaaaaaaaaaattgtgctctTAAAGCTGGTTATAGCAATAGCTGAAAGAGGGATGTGCTACGAATGTGTTGTCTTTGTCTAAAGTTCTCTTGTAATAAACTTTCTCAGGTCACGAGTTCCATCTTAGAGGTctatatagtttttttatttttatttttatttttataaattatattaaatttttttgatagggaaGGCCTATATAGCTTTGGTCCTTGACGACTTTGAATGTTGGTCCATAAGGATAAAAATTAGGCTATATTAGGGTATTAAtaaaaggacaaagtttggcaaGTTTGGCAAGTTTTACAAttctacttatttatttatttattttttatattgaatgtgaatttgacaaacccaccatcaaattacgttttttttcttatatcaatcatatttgtaaaaattttagaagatcaaagatcaaaatctttgttatcaatcaaatatttaaattttaaatttgtatagTTTAAAatgatgcataaaaaataaatttatagattgTACAAGAAATAAGATCCGATTAGAgcgaaatttgatatgtgtgttaagaacataaaaaaaaaaaatgtaactcaatggttaaattttaaaaatatgtttatgtTAATTTTATTAGTGTGAGTTGTAGTATTAAgttacaactaaatttgtaacaaaactttgtccttaataaaattaaaaaaaatcattgaataACATTTAGTTTTCTTGGAAAAGATAATAATATTTGTGCTATATTAGTCAATGAAGACAAGTgtgagtgtgtatatatacatatatttatatatattttgaaagagAGTTTTAATATATGGTGTTTGCTTTTATcgatagctctttattattaaatcaagacaccaatcggtttttgaTATATGCGGGGATTGAACttatttcttattcaactataagaaattttaccagttgaactaattGAAATCCACCGAACAACaaatatctatataatatctgcaaactaaaaattattataataaatttgatcATTTGTGTTGTGATTTTCCCTATCAGGAAATAAACAAATGGGTAAATAAGTTAATCTAATGGAcacttatataaaattaaaattttaaggtgaaacaaattgagaattttattttaggaaaaattttcttttacattgtACTATACAATGTAAATTTGGCTTATAAACAATTTATAAACACGtaaaaagtaacaaatattatatatatttgcaaaaaatataaatataaaattcttttagccaaaaaagaaaaaagaaaacaattaccTGTGTTTATAAcgtaaattttgtaaaaaagtaaAGATACAAATAACCTTTATTTTGTGTGAAACGAGAGGATGCGTCCACGTGGGCATAAGTAAACGTTGGGTGTAGGACGCGTGTCAGGAGATGAATTTAATATGAACTGTGAAACATTGTCTGGAAGCAACTGGAACATGTCCAAGTCCAACACTTCCTTCTAAAGTTTTCGAGAAACAAACATTTtatctaaaaatcaaattaatcaaaaggACAGCCCAGGAAATCGATCCTAGTATTATTTTCAGTTCGGAATTAATATGTCGGTGCTCCGATGGAAGAGTTTCGCGGAGAACGAGGATCGCCCCGACAAGCCTCGACGCTATGGAGTCACCGAGATGAGAGGCCCCCATTACACACTCTTAACCCAAAATGTTCTTCAggtaccttcttttttttttttcttcttctcataaataaaattCCTTTTGAATATTATGATCATCTTTATTATTTGTCGTAACAAATTAATACTACTTTGCAtgtaaaagacaaacaaaattaaaaaatgaaataaaaagggACAATGAGTTTATAGAATTTGATGAGTACAAACTTGGAAACTGAAGGGGAAGATAATTTTGGAACTAATActgatttattttataatttttgacaCCTTGGTTTATAAGcattatgaaataaaattgtagtAATTCTAGCATCATTTATTCCCCTCTAAATGTGGTACTTTTACAATTTACCATAATTTTGTAACCGAGCAGTGTCTCAATTTAACCATTGTCAATTGGTAATAAGTACTTTGTCAGTAGGATTCCGGTCGAATAatagaaaattcaaattattgttagatatatttttcaaaaagaaaattttagcaGTGGAGGATAGAGTAGTTATAGGTTTCGGTTAACTTAAGTAGTAAAGTTTCTTGTTGTCGAATATGGGACCTGAGTTCAAATCCCACTTACCCCAAAAAGAAATCCATTGGTTTCTTgacttgatgataaagagtgATCATCATTGATTGGATGTCATAGATTTCAGATGCTATcgtttttataaggaaaaaaagaaaaagaaaaagaaaatgtacttATTAAGTAGGGAAATTATTCAGTTTTAAAGAATAGGAACATTGCAACTTCACCATTAAGAGGGAAAGTGCGATTAACCCCAAGCTTTAGGATCTTATTTGACCGTGCGTCCCATACTGCTAAGGAGTGAGTTGCATGAGGGTTTTATATGTTTCAAAGCTACATTGTGAGTCAACCTACTTTCATACATCTGCAGTGGGCTAACCGATAGTCTAGAACTGTTACAATTCTCCTCCTTTTTCATTTGATATGGAAGGCCAGCACTTGGAAGATGAAGGGAGCAGATGGGGTTTCCTGATAAGTTACAATTGCAAATTTCTGTTTTGCAGGATATTTTTGAGTCTATGGGGCAGTTTGTTGATGGATTGAAGTTTTCTGGAGGATCTCATAGCCTGATGTCAAAGGATTTCATTAAAGAAGTGACTAACATGGCTCACCAACATGATATATATGTTAGCACGGGTGACTGGGCTGAACATTTGCTTCGCAGAGGTCCATCAGCTTTTAGAGAGTATGTGGAGGTGAGGCATGCTAGAGGTTCTATATTTataagttatttttcttttaatgtttaTTACAGTTCTTACTCATGCCCTGCTATGATCACTTTAGGAATGCAAGCACTTGGGGTTTGACACAATTGAGCTGAATGTGGGATCGCTTGAAGTCCCTGAAGAAACTCTACTAAGATTTGTGCACTTGATTAAGAGTGGTGGTCTGAAAGCCAAGCCTCAATTTGCAGTGAAGTTTAACAAGTCTGACATTCCCATAGGTGGTGATAGAGCATTTGGAGCTTATATTGTTCCAAGACCTCGGTCATCTGGTATATGAGCTGCTTACTAGATATAAATTTGATATGGTTTATCATCATGAATCCCTACTcgtttggatgagcttatttgcatcagcttattttgtttatttcttaactatactttttttttaatgacaaattttcttttacacaaataaacaaaataaaacaaacaaagaatctAGTCTTTTTTGTAAAGAAGGATAAACTATGAATATAATATTCAAGATTAAAGTTGATGAACTAATGAGGTCATCTGATATGGGCACTTTTTTTTGCCGTCCATATAAACTTAAGAGCCAGAAATGCTTGGTTGGTAAATTACGCATTTAACATCCTTATCTCAGACCATCTTGGATTAATGTGTAATAAATTGTATTAGTGAAACTAAGTATAATCTAGGCTGATTGGCATTTGTGTTCCAGATGGGGTATCTGTGGCTGTTTAACTGCACTGATTAATGCTACTACTAAAATAGTTCTTAAACACCATTTGTCTCTTTAGCCAAAGCTGGTGGACCATACATGAAACATGTTGTTATGTCTTTTTATTTGTAGGATGACCTCATAACTTGTGAAAAAATTAGTTGTTTTATAACTATACATTTGGGATGGCAGTTATACATTGTTAGAAGGTTATCTGCATGTTTAATTTGTAGTTTCTCATCATAAAACATTGGTTCATTTGTTGAAggagtcaaattatttttataattcatgaATTTCCTATGTTAACATTTTCTGTTCAATTATGTGTGTGCAACATGGATATTACATTAGGGAGACCTAAATTGAAATTATGAGCATTGCTCTGTGGCATTGCTGTATATTACTTTAACCTGGATACCAATGTTGGGAGTACATTGGTGTTTAAGTGCTGCATTCTTTTAACCCACATTCTAAATTGTTTTGCTCAGTACATACCATACTACATAGAAACAATTGAACATGAGAACAAATGAGAAATGTTGGACTTTTTTTGATTAAACTAGAAAGGAGGAAGTAGTACTAGAGGATCCCTTCTATTGTTATAACAATGAGCTTTCTCTTTGCTTTCACAgaatttgttgaagatgtggatctTTTGATCAGACGGGCTGAGAGATGCTTAGAAGCTGGAGCAGACATGATAATGATTGATGCAGATGATGTCTGCAAGTATGCTGATTCTGTACGGGCAGACATAATTGCTAAGGTCATTGGGCGTCTTGGTCTTGAGAAGACCATGTTTGAAGCATCAAATCCCAGAACCTCTGAGTGGTTTATAAAACAGTATGGTCCCAAGGTATGATGCTCATTATTTCACCCTTCTCTTCATTATGAAATTTGGGATCTTGCATTGGATGTTCTAAAATCCTTGCTGATGCCCTCTTCTTCCAGGTGAACCTCTATGTGGATCACTCTCAAGTCCTGGATCTGGAATGCCTTCGGGGACACAACCTGGGGAAAAACCATGCATCTGTCCTTGGCTCCTCAAATTTTCTGTTCTGAACTGGTGTTACTTGTAGAGAAATATCACTTGTATGAACTGGTTATGTTGTAATTTGTGCTGTTGTATGTCCGTTTGaggttaaatatatatatcttcagTCCACCAATGAGTAATAGCTCAAGTAATTCGGGCTGTAATGCCCATCATAGCTATGAAACTTAAATTTTGTGTGTGCTCAGTAAGTTCTTGGACCTGTGTTCATCATTAATCTTTAATTTGCTATAATCAGCTTATCTTTGTTCATTCATTTCCTCGTGAACCACTGAATGTGTCTGAATCATCATATGAGAATGTAATGCATGCTCTATATCTAGTTTTCCTGCATTGTATCACAACCAGGCAAGTAGAACAACATGTAGCTTGCAGCTACTTTATGTCATTGGGAGACTGTAGAGCAATGAAGTGATGAAGCAAGAAGGCAAGGAAGAGGGATGGCGAATACATGTTTGTGTGTGTGCTAACTAATTGTAAAAGGGAGAGGAGGGAGAGATGAGGCTCATAAGTGAACTTAAGCTTGAATTCTGTATGATGGCCTAGTGAGCTTGTAATGAAAGTGGTGGAATAATTAACCAACTATTGCATTAGAGAGGACCAGTAGAATGCTGAGGGTGCCAACCTTGATGCTTAATTTTGTTCTGAACCTCTCCTGATAATATAAAAACCCATTGTTGGTAATTCtctataaactttagtaacaaAATTGCTTGACTCATCTTATTGCACtctaatcaaattaaattaaactctTTCAGATCCTAGACTGGTCCAACTGATTGAGTGTTTCACAAATCCAAAGTGTCTGTCGAGGTCACAAATGAACGAAATCACTTATGTTTTTGTGCTGTACTACGGCCCATTACCAAGCCCACTATGAAAAGAGGCGTGGGGCGGATTTACGCAATGATCCATTGAAAATCTGGATATTTTACATCAACCAATTTCTAGTGGTTAAATTTTCTTGGTTTCCTTCATTAAATAAATGGCATAGATGGTAggttaccattttttttttaaaaattttgtttaaaaagttTTCCATGAGAGTCAAATGTGGGAACCCATCACTCCACTTTCATGAACAATAATGAACTTTCCTCTTCAtatgttttgataaaaaatattttttaattttttggaggaacatttttttaactattCAGATGTCTcaaatggaaaataattttccaatatAATATGGTCCTCTTTTTTGGTTAGGATCACGTCACATTAGAAAATTATTTCCCATTTGAGATTTCTAATGTGGCATGCATGATTCATGTCTGCATTCAGTGTTTCAATTCAAACTTGGAAGTGATTCGAGTTTgaggtaaaaatgcaactttaTAACCTGTATATGTTGTGTATCTCTCATGAGGTTATTTTAACGTTTCTATAATTGACACTGTTTGGCTAAAAGCTaggaacaaaataaattttgattcaGTATAATAAATTGTTTTGCTATTGATTAagaaatgtttatttatttataacccCTCACTACAAAACatgcgggtctatagccgcgtttgcAAAACCGCGGCTATAGCTAACCTATAGGTTAAGTCCAAATCCACGGTaaaaaaaacgtggctatagatccagctaaatatatatatattttaaaggaggacctatagccacgttttttaaaacgtggctataggttaAGTCTATAGCCACGGTCATAAACGTGGCTATAAGTCcagccaaatatatatattttaaaggaggacctatagccacgtttaaaTGTGGCTATAAGGAAAAAAACCCAAACGAGTTCACTTCAGcctaaacaaaaatgaaatatgcCGTAGAATATTCTATGGCGTATTCCAAaatgttccaaaaaaaaaaaaaactagctgaATGGCTTGACTTCAGCGTAAACAAAAAATGGAATCTGACGATTTCAAATTATGAAATCTTAGACTCTCCCTctcatcaaaagaaaaaaaatgaaagttctctcagtaattcaaaaaaaaaaaaaaaaactctcttatATTAATCTTAcaactctctcaatctctctctcatatgtgCATGCTGTCATCGATCTATGATGCCGGAGATCCAAAAAGTGCTGACCCACACTGTTAATCCATTTTTCCCACTGATGCTGTATGAATGGGTTTGTGAAAATATGGGGTTTTGTTCATTGTTCTTTGAGTTTTGTTCCCTTTAGCTTTGTCTCTCTTTGCAGTAGATCTGAAGGTTGAGTTTCTCTTTACTATAGACttgaagattttaaatcaatgaaGCTAAAGTGCCTCAAAAAATTATCTCTGTTTGCTTAATTTTTCTCTAACccatgtccatttttttttttttttttttttctgttatagggatttttgtatttttgagctTGTACTTTTGTTGAAGGAGATGTTCTGTTTGTGTTCTTGCActgttttcttgtattttagagTATGTtgtatttgattaattttgaaattttctagatttttgtttgaatttgaatttgctgagtttgtattgttgttttgaatttcttaatttaattaaaatttaaattttaaagtttgaaagcattaattttaaaaattaaaattaaattttttttttaaattttgattattgaaaattaatttttggtaatcaaaattttttttaaaaaaatataagggtCTATAGCCATGTTTTTTAAATGCGGCTGTAGGTTGAGGATTTGTAGCTGTGTTTAAAAAATGTGGCTAGAGTATTTCCAATAGCCACGTTTATAAAAAAGCGGCCATTGGGCTGGTCCTATAGCCgcatttgaaaaaaatgtgGCCATAGACCCCTCAGCCTATAGTTACGGATTTGAGGCCACGGTTGAAAACGTGTTTTTTTGAGCTATAGTCGCGTTtttaaaatgcggctatagaacttttttttgtagtgcctTACCAAACCAACAAAGGGcaacgatttttttttctaaaataaaaaatgtcatattgcttttatttttttaaatactgaattttgtgttctttataaataaaaaaaattatatatattttttactttctttttatgttttcatcTATTCATATTATGAGCTAATTTGCTAGTGACAGAATACATGATAGATTTTAGTTTTCTAAAGGCGATAgttaaaaatgaatgataaaaataaaaattttccaccattaaaaaaaattcaacttatCTTTAATCATAAACCAATCTATTTCTTTTAAAGTATACAAAGTCAAATCATAATATTTCTTCTTGAATACAGTGCTTACATTAAtacatttataaatatatactgaATCAAAACATACTCATATGAAGATGCTTTGCAAAACAGAATGTCGTATCAATCGttgcttaaaaattattaattagacCAATTAGGGAAAcaatttgttgttgataatctattgagattattttctttgcaaaatCTGAAAATTGTCCACCCAAAAAgattacaaacaaaaaattattaataaaatctcCTAATTAAgtttctataataataataataatacatacatacatacatacatacatacaaacatacatacatacatacatacatacattaaaaaaatacaacatttaTTTGGCCACAGATTGATCTAAGGGCTATGGAGGGTGTCTATGAGAAAGTAATGGAGAACTACATGCAATGGTGCCAGTTCTTAGGCCCCGAATTAAGTTTAAGGTAATCTGAGAATTCTTatccattttacacattttagtTTACATTTATTCTAGATTATAATGTCGgcttgaaggggaaaaaaaaaaaaatttgtgtttatgctgaaaattttcaagaaaagaaaataaaaaaattgttgcaactaacatattattaaattttgataggCTGCAACAATTTGAGGGGGAGAATCATGTAAAGAGGAAACTTTGTACCTATCATTATACTTTTTAATTTAGGGAGAGGTAGCAAATCTTATGTTCTTGCTTGAGTGCCTATACTTTTTGTTTCACAATGTGAGTATGacatgaagttttttttttgattaattatttttcttaaaaattaaatcaatgataattttgatacaataatatatatgttgttgcaataaacaatttactgtttcaaat
The sequence above is drawn from the Castanea sativa cultivar Marrone di Chiusa Pesio chromosome 5, ASM4071231v1 genome and encodes:
- the LOC142633327 gene encoding putative histone H2A.3; its protein translation is MAGRGKSLAAGTAKKSTSRSSKAGLQFPVGRIARFLKTGKYAERVGGGAPVYLAAVLEYLAAEVLELAGNAARDNKKTRIVPRHIQLAVRNDEELSKLLGSVTIANGGVLPNIHNMLLPKKTGAGSKSGPIDD
- the LOC142637016 gene encoding protein DESIGUAL 2-like, which codes for MARNYGFLVCLLIMIMDIVAGILGIQAEIAQNKVKHLRMWIFECRDPSYQAFKLGLAAIILLLLAHVIAQLLGGCICVRSKAEFSNSTPNQQLAIGSLIFAWIILAVGFSLLIIGTMSNSRSRKACGIAHHRFLSIGGILCFVHGLFAVSYYVSVTAAQREKQRQQQQRNPAGGVAGPTHTASV
- the LOC142635080 gene encoding protein HEAT-STRESS-ASSOCIATED 32, with amino-acid sequence MSVLRWKSFAENEDRPDKPRRYGVTEMRGPHYTLLTQNVLQDIFESMGQFVDGLKFSGGSHSLMSKDFIKEVTNMAHQHDIYVSTGDWAEHLLRRGPSAFREYVEECKHLGFDTIELNVGSLEVPEETLLRFVHLIKSGGLKAKPQFAVKFNKSDIPIGGDRAFGAYIVPRPRSSEFVEDVDLLIRRAERCLEAGADMIMIDADDVCKYADSVRADIIAKVIGRLGLEKTMFEASNPRTSEWFIKQYGPKVNLYVDHSQVLDLECLRGHNLGKNHASVLGSSNFLF